The nucleotide sequence CCGGAGCTGCCCGGCGTCGACCTGATCATTCCCGACCTGACCTACCTCGAGGAGCCGGGGCGGCGGGTCGTCGCACTGTTCCTGACGCACGGGCACGAGGACCACATCGGCGCGGTGCCGTACGTCTGGCCCCTCATTGGCGGCCCGGTGTACGGCACCGCGCTCACGCTCGCGCTCGTGGCACCGAAGCTCGAGGAGCACGGGATCGACGCCGAGGGCCGGCTCCGGACGGTCGCGCCACGAGATCGCGTCAGCGCGGGTCCGTTCACGGTGGAGTTCATCCGCGTCACTCACAGCATGCCCGACTGTGTCGCCCTCGCCATCCACACGCCGGTCGGAACGATCGTGCACACGGGCGACTTCAAGATCGACCAGACCCCGATCGACGAGGAACCGTTCGACTTCCATCGCCTCGCCGAGCTGGGCTCGGCCGGAGTGCTGGCCCTGTTCGGCGACAGCACGAACGTGGACCGGCCGGGGTTCTCGGGCTCGGAGCTCGACGTGACGCAGGCCTTCGAGGAGATTCTGACGGGCGCCGAGGGCAAGGTCATCGTGGCCATGTTCTCGTCGAGCCTGCACCGGATGCAGATTCTCGTCGACCTGGCTGCGCAGTTCGGACGGAAGATGGCGTTCGTGGGGCGCGGCGTCAACCAGAACTCGCAGATTGCCCAGCGGTTGGGGTACCTCTCGATTCCGGCCGGCGTGCTCATTCACCACAGCGACGTGCGCCAGTACCCTGCGGCGGACGTGCTGTGCATCACCACGGGGTCGCAGGGCGAGCCGCTGGCGGCGCTGTCGCGAATCGCCGTCGACGATCACCGCCAGGTCAAGGCCGTTCCCGGCGACGTCGTGGTGTTCTCCGCGCGGGCCATTCCCGGCAACGAGAAAGCCATCGGCCGCGTGATGAACCACCTGGCCCATCGGGGGGCCGATGTGGTCTACGAAGGCATCAAGCACGTCCACGTGTCCGGCCATGGAAGCCTCGAAGAGCTGAAACTGATGCTCTCCCTGGTCAGACCGCGCTACTTCGTGCCGATACACGGAGAGTACAGGCAGCTCGCCCGTCACGCCCACGTCGCCACCCGCGTGACCGGCGGCGCGACGGAGGTCGTGCTGGTGCAGAACGGCGACGTGATCCACCTCGACGGGGCGTCGGCGACCATCGTCGGCAAGGCCCCTGCCGGGCGCGTGCTCATCGACGGCACGAGGATCGGCGAGGTGGCCGACGAGGTGCTCCGGGATCGGCGCCACCTGTCGGCGGACGGCCTGGTGGTGCCGGTGCTGACGGTGAACCGGTCGACGGGCGCACTCGAGGGAGCCCCGGATGTCATCACCCGCGGGTTCGTGGTCGATGATTTGACGCAGTCGCTGCTCAAGGAAACGGGCACGCTGCTGGCGGAACTGCTCGCCGAAGCGGGACCGGAAGAACGAACCGACGTGGGGCTGGTCAAGGAACGGATCCGGGTCGGGCTGCAGCGGGTCATCCGTCGGCGTTCGGGACGACGCCCGCTCGTGCTGCCTGTGGTGATGGAGATCTAGCGCGCCGTGATGCGATCGACGCTCTCTCGACGGGCCAGTGAAGTACTCGGCGTGGCGCTGTTCGCCACCTCGCTGTTGTGGCTCATCGCGCTCGCGAGCTACTCGCCGTCCGACCCGGTGTGGTTCTTCCACGCCGGCGCGCCGGGGGCGCCGGTGAACTTCGCGGGCCGCGTGGGCGCGTTCATCGCCGAGTTGTCGTTCCAGGTGCTGGGCTACACGGCTTTCCTGGTGCCCTTCGTTCTGCTGGTCGTCGGCTGGCAGTATTTCTGGTGCCGCCCGCTCGACGCGGCTTACACGAAGGCGGCTGGAACGGTCCTGCTCTTCGCCTGCCTGTCGTCGATTCTCGCGCTGGCGTTCGACGCGCGTGGCCTCGCCGGCCGCTCGTGGCGCGCCGGCGGGTACCTGGGCGAAGGGCTGGCGGGCCTGCTCGAGGAGTACCTGAATCGCACCGGGTCGATCATCCTCATCCTGACGCTGCTCTTCCTCGCCGCGATCATGGCGACGCAGTTGTCGTTCGGCCGCCTCTTCAGTGCGGCGGCCGGGCGGGTTCGCGTCTCGATCGCGAGCCGGCTCGAGGCGTGGCGCGATCGTCGGGAGGCGCGGCGCCGCGAGCGCGCGCGACAGGAGGTCATCCGCAAGCACGTCGAGAAGGGCGCGCCGGCCGACGTGATCGCGCGCGCCGAGCAGGTGCGGCAGGTCGCGAAGCCCGACGCCGACCGGAGGAGCCGGACCCGGGCCGAGCCCGCGCGCGCCGCTGCGCCTCCGAGCGTCACGCCGCCTCCGGTCGCCGGAGGTCGACGCGAGCCGGTGCGGGTCGCCCCGCCGACGCCGGCGCCCGAGGCCATGGCGAAGTCGCCGGCCGAGCGCCGTCCTGGCGAGTTCACTCTGCCTCCGCTGGCATTGCTCGATGCGGTGAAGGGCGAGCGGAAGATCGACGAGCGCGAGCTGATGGAGGCCGCCCACCTGCTCGCCGAGAAATACCGCGAGTTCTCGGTCGAAGGCGCCGTGGTGCAGATCCACCCCGGCCCGGTGGTCACGACCTACGAATTCAAGCCCGAGGCCGGCGTCAAGTACAGCAAGCTCACGAGCCTCACCGACGATCTCTCCCTCGCGATGCGCGCCGAGTCGGTGCTCATCGACCGCATCCCGGGCAAGAGCACCGTGGGCATTCAGATCCCGAACGCGCTCCGCGAGCAGATCTCGCTGCGGGAGCTGCTCGAGTCGGAGACCTTCGCGCGGGCGACGTGGCGGCTGCCGCTGGCGATCGGCAAGACCATCCACGGTGAACCGTACGTGACGGACCTCGCGTCGATGCCTCACCTGCTGATTGCCGGGTCGACGGGCACGGGCAAGTCGGTCGGGCTGAACGCCATGCTGACGAGCATGCTCTACAGGGCGACGCCCGAGGAGCTGCGCCTGATCATGGTCGACCCGAAGCGGCTCGAGCTCGGCATGTACGAGGACATCCCTCACCTGTTGACGCCGGTCGTCGTCGACCCGAAGCTCGCGGCCAACGCGCTCCGCTGGGCCGTCCGGGAGATGGAGGAACGCTACAAGACCCTGGCGTCGCACAGCGTCCGCAACATCGAGCAGTACAACCGGAACCTCAGGCTCCTGGCTGAGGAAGGCGCCGACGACGCGATGGTCGACGACGCCGGCGAGCCGCTGAAGCCGCTGCCGTACATCGTCATCGTGATCGACGAGCTGGCCGACCTGATGATGGTGGCCGGCAACGAGGTCGAGGAGTCGATCTGCCGGCTCGCCCAGATGGCGCGCGCGGTCGGCATCCACTTGATCCTCGCGACGCAGCGTCCCTCTGTCGACGTCATCACGGGCCTCATCAAGGCCAACCTGCCGGCGCGGATTTCGTTCCGGGTGTCATCGAAGACCGACTCGCGCACGATCCTCGACCAGAACGGCGCCGAGCAGTTGCTGGGTCGTGGTGACATGCTGTTCCTGCCCCCGGCCAGCGCTCGGGTCGTCCGCCTGCACGGCGCCTACATCTCGGAGCAGGAGAGCGCACGTCTGGCCAGCTTCCTGAAGAAGCAGGGCCGGCCGGTCTACAACACCACCATCACCGACGAGGAGAAGACCGCCGACACGATTGAGTTCGAACGCGATGACCTCTACGACGAGGCGGCCCGCATCGTCGTGTCGACGGGCCAGGCGTCGATCTCCTACCTGCAGCGCCGACTGCGGGTGGGCTTCAGCCGCGCGGCCCGTCTGGTCGACATGATGGAGGCCGAGGGGCTCGTCTCGCCGGCGGCGGGCGGCAAGCCCCGCGAGGTCCTCGTGAAGAAGGACTACTTCGAAGAGGTCGACGCGCAGCTGCGTTGAACGGCCTCGCAGGGACGAAGGGGCATGCGACCGACCGGGAGACTGCTGCTCGTGCTGTTCGTCCTGCTGGGACTGGCCGCGCCCGCTATGGCGCAGGCGGCCCGGCAGGACTACGAACGCGCGCTCGCGCGGGAACGGGCGCTTGCGGCGCGGAGGAACCCGCCGGCGGCCGAGGTGCGTTCGGTGGTTGCGGCTTACGAGAGCATCGTGCGCAAGTACCCCCGCAGCGGGTACTCGGACAACGCGCTGTGGCAGGGGGCAGGTCTCAGCCTCGAGCTGTTCGAGCGGACCGGCACCGACACCGACCGCCGAAAAGGCATCTGGATGCTCGACCTGCTCGTCTCGCAGTATCCGTCGAGCTCCCTCGTCCCGCAGGCCCGCCAGCGACTGGCCGCCGTCGAGAAGGCCAGGCTCGCAGCCGCTCGCCCGTTGAAAGCCGCCCCGGCCTCTCAGGGCCCGGCCCGGCCCGCGCGGGGCGCGGTGCGCCCGCCGGCGAAGGCGGAGCCGGTCGACGCCCCACGGCCGGCCGCCCCGCGGGGTGCGACCGACGCCGCAGCGGCCGCCGTCACCCCCCCCGCGGGAACGGAGAATGCCGGGCTGGTGGAGATCCGCGACATCCGTCGCATCCTGCTCCCCGAAGCCGTACGTGTGAGCATCGAGTTCGCTGGGGCCACCACCTGGACCGCCGAACGGCTCGATGGGCCGCCCCGTCTGTTCTTCGACGTCGAGCGCTCGACGACCTCGCCCGCTCTGCGAGACGCGACCGTGTCGTACGACGACGCCGACATCGTGCGCGAGGTCAGGCTGGGACGTCGCCCGGGCGACGTCACGCGCATCGTGCTCGACATCGAGGGGGCCGACGCCTACAACGTGCTGTCGCTCGACAATCCGCATCGTCTCGTCGTCGACGTCCGTCGCCGCTCAGGTGCCCGGCCCGACCTCGTACCGACCGCGGCCGAACCGGCGCGCATCGTGAGCCCGCACGGAGATCTGGCGGAGGCGCCCGCCGCGCCGCACCGGCCGATGGCGGCATCGCGGCCACCAGAAGCCGCGGACGCCGTACCGGCCGTCGGGGGCCCGTTGGGCAACGCCGACTCGGGCACTCCCCTGCCCGCGCGCCGGACGGCACCCAATACGCTGCCCGCGCCCGCGGCCCCCGAAGCCAACTCGCGAGGGGGCTTCTCGCTCGCGCGGCAGCTCGGCCTCGGGGTCTCGCGCATCGTCATCGACCCCGGTCACGGGGGCCACGATCCCGGCGCGCTCGGCCGGCGGCTGACCGAGGCGGAGCTCGTGCTCGACGTCTCGCTGCGCCTCGAGAAGCTGCTGCTCGCGCAGCCAGGCTTCGAGGTCCTGCTCACCCGGCGCGACGACGTCTTCGTGCCGCTCGAGGAGCGGACGGCCATCGCCAACCGCGCCAACGCCGACCTCTTCCTGTCCATCCACGCCAACGCGAGCCGCAACCGCAACGCGAGCGGCGTCGAGACCTACTTCCTGAACTTCGCGCTCAACCCTGAGGCCGAAGCGGTGGCGGCGCGCGAGAACTCGGCCTCAGGCCAGACGATGCACAACCTGCCCGACATCGTGAAGGCGATCGCCCTCAACAACAAGCTGGACGAGTCGCGCGACCTCGCGAAGATGGTGCAGACGTCGATGGTGCGCCACCTCGGACCGCACAACCGCGATCTGAAGGACCTCGGCGTGAAGCAGGCGCCGTTTGTGGTGCTGATCGGCGCAGGCATGCCCAGCGTGCTCGCCGAGATCTCCTTCGTGACCCACGAGCGAGAGGGTCAGCTGCTGAGAACACCGACCTACCGCCAGAAGATCGCGGAGGCGCTGTTCGACGCGGTGCTGAAGTACCAGCGCTCGCTGAAGGCCGTGGGGACCCTCGCGGCGCAGGAGGAGTGACCCGGAACGGGCAGGGCGCTGCGGAATCGGAGCCGCGCGGGTGTACAATCGAATCGTGGACCCGCAGGTCGTCACCCCGATCGTCGTTCAGGTGGTCGACGAGCCGACGCGCGAGACGAACGTCGGCGACATCCTGCTCGGCGCCGTCGGCGTCGTCGGCTTCATCCTGGTCGCCGCGCTCGTCGTGGGCCTCGTCGCCGGCTGGGTGTTCATCCTGTTTCACCGCTGGCGCCCCGACAACGCCTTCAACGGCCAGACCGCCGAAGAGAGTACGCTGAAGCTCAACTCGCTGACGTGACCCGTCAGAGCACCGGCCTCGTGTTGGCGTGCATCGACGCGACCGGAGGAGCCTTCGGCCGCGACGGTGGCGCGTGGCCGTGCTGCGAGGCCGCGATTACCGTGGCCAGCGATGGCTCGTGAAGGCGAGACGGGCCAGCGTCCTCGTCGCGACGGGATTGGGCCCCTTCGGCTGCCACGGACGCGCCTCGTCGCTCCACGCCGTGCCAGCGATGTCGAGGTGGACCCAGGGCACGTCGCCCACGAACTCCTTCAGGAACATCGCCGCCGTCGACGCGCCGCCCCAACGGCTTCCCGTGTTGATCACGTCGGCGATCTCGCTGCGCAACTGCTCGCCGAACTCCTCGTGCAGGGGCAGCGGCCACACGAAGTCGCCAGCCTCGGCGGCCGTGTCGCGCACGAGGGTCGACCACCAATCCACGGTGCCGAACAGGCCCGACGCCACCCGGCCGAGCGCCACGGCGCACGACCCGGTGAGGGTGGCCACGTCGACGAGATGCGTGGCACCGAGCCGGCGGGCGTACCACAACGCGTCGCCGAGGATGAGCCGACCTTCGGCGTCGGTGTTGTTCACCTCCACCGTCTTCCCGCTCGCGCTCGTCAGTACGTCGCCGGGCTTGAGCGCGCGGCCACCGGGCATGTTCTCGACGGCGGGAACGACGCCCACCACCGCGATGGGTGGACACAGACGGGCGATGGCGTGCATGGCGCCGATCACCGCCGCCCCGCCGGTCATGTCGTT is from Acidobacteriota bacterium and encodes:
- a CDS encoding ribonuclease J — protein: MSTPPVDPSPPPQPVEVVPLGGLREFGMNMLAVTYDGQTIVVDAGVMFAEPELPGVDLIIPDLTYLEEPGRRVVALFLTHGHEDHIGAVPYVWPLIGGPVYGTALTLALVAPKLEEHGIDAEGRLRTVAPRDRVSAGPFTVEFIRVTHSMPDCVALAIHTPVGTIVHTGDFKIDQTPIDEEPFDFHRLAELGSAGVLALFGDSTNVDRPGFSGSELDVTQAFEEILTGAEGKVIVAMFSSSLHRMQILVDLAAQFGRKMAFVGRGVNQNSQIAQRLGYLSIPAGVLIHHSDVRQYPAADVLCITTGSQGEPLAALSRIAVDDHRQVKAVPGDVVVFSARAIPGNEKAIGRVMNHLAHRGADVVYEGIKHVHVSGHGSLEELKLMLSLVRPRYFVPIHGEYRQLARHAHVATRVTGGATEVVLVQNGDVIHLDGASATIVGKAPAGRVLIDGTRIGEVADEVLRDRRHLSADGLVVPVLTVNRSTGALEGAPDVITRGFVVDDLTQSLLKETGTLLAELLAEAGPEERTDVGLVKERIRVGLQRVIRRRSGRRPLVLPVVMEI
- a CDS encoding DNA translocase FtsK; its protein translation is MRSTLSRRASEVLGVALFATSLLWLIALASYSPSDPVWFFHAGAPGAPVNFAGRVGAFIAELSFQVLGYTAFLVPFVLLVVGWQYFWCRPLDAAYTKAAGTVLLFACLSSILALAFDARGLAGRSWRAGGYLGEGLAGLLEEYLNRTGSIILILTLLFLAAIMATQLSFGRLFSAAAGRVRVSIASRLEAWRDRREARRRERARQEVIRKHVEKGAPADVIARAEQVRQVAKPDADRRSRTRAEPARAAAPPSVTPPPVAGGRREPVRVAPPTPAPEAMAKSPAERRPGEFTLPPLALLDAVKGERKIDERELMEAAHLLAEKYREFSVEGAVVQIHPGPVVTTYEFKPEAGVKYSKLTSLTDDLSLAMRAESVLIDRIPGKSTVGIQIPNALREQISLRELLESETFARATWRLPLAIGKTIHGEPYVTDLASMPHLLIAGSTGTGKSVGLNAMLTSMLYRATPEELRLIMVDPKRLELGMYEDIPHLLTPVVVDPKLAANALRWAVREMEERYKTLASHSVRNIEQYNRNLRLLAEEGADDAMVDDAGEPLKPLPYIVIVIDELADLMMVAGNEVEESICRLAQMARAVGIHLILATQRPSVDVITGLIKANLPARISFRVSSKTDSRTILDQNGAEQLLGRGDMLFLPPASARVVRLHGAYISEQESARLASFLKKQGRPVYNTTITDEEKTADTIEFERDDLYDEAARIVVSTGQASISYLQRRLRVGFSRAARLVDMMEAEGLVSPAAGGKPREVLVKKDYFEEVDAQLR
- a CDS encoding N-acetylmuramoyl-L-alanine amidase — translated: MRPTGRLLLVLFVLLGLAAPAMAQAARQDYERALARERALAARRNPPAAEVRSVVAAYESIVRKYPRSGYSDNALWQGAGLSLELFERTGTDTDRRKGIWMLDLLVSQYPSSSLVPQARQRLAAVEKARLAAARPLKAAPASQGPARPARGAVRPPAKAEPVDAPRPAAPRGATDAAAAAVTPPAGTENAGLVEIRDIRRILLPEAVRVSIEFAGATTWTAERLDGPPRLFFDVERSTTSPALRDATVSYDDADIVREVRLGRRPGDVTRIVLDIEGADAYNVLSLDNPHRLVVDVRRRSGARPDLVPTAAEPARIVSPHGDLAEAPAAPHRPMAASRPPEAADAVPAVGGPLGNADSGTPLPARRTAPNTLPAPAAPEANSRGGFSLARQLGLGVSRIVIDPGHGGHDPGALGRRLTEAELVLDVSLRLEKLLLAQPGFEVLLTRRDDVFVPLEERTAIANRANADLFLSIHANASRNRNASGVETYFLNFALNPEAEAVAARENSASGQTMHNLPDIVKAIALNNKLDESRDLAKMVQTSMVRHLGPHNRDLKDLGVKQAPFVVLIGAGMPSVLAEISFVTHEREGQLLRTPTYRQKIAEALFDAVLKYQRSLKAVGTLAAQEE